In Gemmatimonadota bacterium, one genomic interval encodes:
- a CDS encoding TRAP transporter substrate-binding protein, whose product MRRLVFLTLALTACAEPGHLELKLAHSAPPESLIAISADEFARIANQRLAGRATVVVYGSAQLGDDREVLQKLKLGTVDLSVPSTVMSSVVPAFALFDMPYLVRDRAQMREIERTLFWPELAPLAEREGYRVLALWENGFRHVTNSVRPIVSPADLDGMKIRTPNSPWRIALFRAWGANPSPMPFSEVFMALQTGVMDGQENPLTNIATASFDDVQPFLSLTGHVYSPAYLIVAPNAWDRLPEDVRELLAAVARDTQAFVFEAARAIDERLLTELAASGMQINEVDRDAFVRESAPVYDDFGAQVPGGRAWIERALALADEGSR is encoded by the coding sequence ATGCGTCGCCTCGTCTTCCTCACGCTAGCGCTGACGGCATGTGCTGAGCCCGGGCACCTCGAGCTCAAGCTCGCCCACTCCGCGCCGCCCGAATCACTCATCGCGATCTCGGCCGACGAGTTCGCGCGTATCGCGAACCAGAGATTGGCGGGTCGCGCCACCGTCGTGGTCTACGGTTCCGCCCAACTCGGCGACGACCGCGAGGTGCTGCAGAAGTTGAAGCTCGGCACCGTCGATCTCTCGGTGCCGTCGACCGTCATGTCTTCGGTAGTGCCCGCGTTCGCGCTCTTCGACATGCCGTACCTGGTGCGTGACCGCGCACAGATGCGCGAGATCGAGCGCACGCTCTTTTGGCCCGAGCTCGCGCCGCTCGCCGAGCGGGAGGGGTATCGCGTGCTCGCGCTCTGGGAAAACGGCTTTCGCCATGTGACCAACAGCGTTCGGCCCATAGTCTCTCCAGCCGACCTGGACGGCATGAAGATCCGAACTCCGAACAGCCCCTGGCGGATCGCGCTCTTCCGGGCGTGGGGCGCGAACCCCTCCCCGATGCCCTTCTCCGAGGTGTTCATGGCACTTCAAACCGGAGTCATGGACGGCCAGGAAAACCCGCTCACCAACATCGCCACCGCGTCCTTCGACGACGTCCAGCCGTTCCTGTCGCTGACCGGCCACGTCTACAGTCCCGCGTACCTCATCGTCGCACCCAACGCGTGGGACCGCCTTCCCGAAGACGTGCGCGAGCTGCTCGCGGCCGTTGCGCGGGACACGCAAGCGTTCGTGTTCGAGGCCGCCCGCGCGATCGACGAGAGACTTCTCACCGAGCTGGCCGCCTCGGGCATGCAGATCAACGAGGTGGATCGGGATGCCTTTGTCCGCGAAAGCGCTCCCGTGTACGATGACTTCGGCGCTCAGGTTCCGGGTGGCCGAGCCTGGATCGAAAGGGCGCTCGCTCTGGCAGACGAGGGAAGTCGATGA